Proteins from a genomic interval of Paenibacillus sp. FSL H8-0048:
- a CDS encoding permease, translating to MTTLNPIKILPLLFSAAFLLTAGSLWLPGHLSLLDNGYVDTFKTAFLGILLEALPFVLLGALLSSLLRVFVPDELISRWIPRRAVPAILFGCLLGILFPVCECGMIPLVRRLMHKGMPLYVAIVFILSGPILNPVVYGATLTAFRSHPELAYTRMGLAFAVAACIGLIIYGTVRRSPLRLSIRREGSEEQHGTLRGGRAAAVLVHTSDEFFEMGKFLIIGCLLTAGIQTFMNQSSLSAIGDRPLGSYVFMMGLAFALSLCSTSDAFVASTFLHTFPAGALLAFVVLGPMLDFKNALMLLSLFKTRFALYLFFLIAAAVFTGSVLASFWL from the coding sequence ATGACCACCCTTAATCCGATTAAAATATTGCCGCTGCTCTTTTCCGCCGCTTTTCTGCTGACAGCGGGCAGCCTGTGGCTGCCTGGACATCTGAGCCTGCTGGACAACGGCTATGTCGACACGTTCAAAACTGCATTCCTCGGCATTCTGCTGGAGGCCTTGCCGTTTGTCCTGCTGGGCGCGCTGCTCTCCTCCCTGCTCCGCGTCTTCGTGCCAGACGAGCTGATCTCACGCTGGATTCCGCGCCGCGCGGTTCCGGCTATTCTCTTCGGCTGCCTGCTCGGAATCCTCTTTCCCGTCTGTGAATGCGGGATGATTCCGCTGGTCCGCCGCCTCATGCATAAGGGGATGCCGCTCTATGTTGCCATCGTCTTCATTCTGTCCGGCCCGATCCTCAATCCGGTCGTCTACGGAGCCACCCTGACGGCCTTCCGCTCCCATCCGGAGCTGGCCTACACCCGGATGGGACTGGCTTTTGCCGTAGCGGCATGTATTGGCCTGATCATCTACGGGACTGTCCGCAGATCGCCGCTGCGCCTGTCCATCCGCCGGGAGGGAAGCGAAGAGCAGCACGGCACACTACGCGGAGGCCGGGCAGCGGCAGTCCTGGTGCATACGTCGGATGAATTCTTTGAGATGGGCAAATTCCTGATCATCGGCTGTCTGCTGACTGCGGGCATCCAGACCTTCATGAATCAGAGCAGCCTGTCCGCCATTGGAGACCGTCCGCTCGGCTCCTACGTGTTCATGATGGGACTAGCCTTCGCACTCTCGCTCTGCTCCACCTCCGACGCCTTCGTTGCTTCCACGTTCCTGCATACCTTCCCGGCAGGAGCCCTGCTCGCCTTCGTGGTGCTGGGACCGATGCTCGATTTCAAGAACGCGCTGATGCTGCTCTCGCTGTTCAAGACCCGATTCGCCCTGTACCTGTTCTTCCTCATTGCCGCGGCCGTATTCACCGGCTCCGTACTCGCTTCCTTCTGGCTGTAG
- a CDS encoding TIGR03943 family putative permease subunit, producing the protein MNSSASIRFHYVLRAVILLAFALYIGHLVQQDALHYYVAPKLARWIRLCPVPLSLMALSLGLQAVLGRSSALCDCEHRLPRSFIGSSALYSLFLLPLLLGFLLPDRALGSAAAAKKGLALSYTAVESGTGARFTPANPYEAEFAELAGQLYRQPVIPVFPEIFSETLGALNLYKSQFEGKEIAVSGFLYREPQGSGQSGYAVSRFLVQCCTADATPFGILLAPGTQISLPADTWIEVRGKLHVTLHEGVETLQIAPQSITATAAPSTPYVYTNADAAAAWKELQP; encoded by the coding sequence ATGAATAGCTCCGCAAGCATCCGGTTTCATTACGTACTTAGGGCGGTTATTCTGCTCGCCTTCGCCCTCTATATCGGACATCTGGTCCAGCAGGACGCCCTCCATTATTATGTTGCGCCCAAGCTGGCCCGCTGGATCAGATTGTGCCCGGTTCCGCTCTCCCTGATGGCGCTCAGTCTCGGGCTCCAAGCTGTGCTGGGCCGAAGCTCCGCCCTCTGCGACTGCGAGCACCGCCTGCCCCGTTCATTCATAGGCAGCTCCGCACTGTACAGCCTGTTCCTGCTCCCGCTGCTGCTCGGCTTCCTGCTGCCCGACCGGGCACTTGGCAGTGCCGCAGCGGCCAAGAAGGGCCTTGCCCTGTCCTACACTGCCGTAGAGTCCGGCACCGGGGCGAGGTTCACTCCGGCCAACCCCTATGAGGCCGAATTCGCAGAGCTGGCCGGCCAGCTCTACAGGCAGCCCGTGATCCCTGTGTTCCCTGAGATTTTCTCGGAAACGCTGGGCGCTCTCAACCTGTACAAATCACAGTTCGAGGGCAAGGAGATCGCCGTATCCGGCTTCCTGTACCGTGAGCCGCAGGGGTCCGGCCAATCCGGCTATGCCGTCAGCCGCTTCCTGGTTCAGTGTTGTACGGCAGATGCCACTCCTTTCGGCATTCTTCTTGCGCCAGGTACACAAATAAGCCTGCCCGCCGATACCTGGATTGAGGTTCGGGGCAAGCTTCATGTGACTCTTCATGAGGGAGTTGAAACTCTGCAGATTGCTCCGCAGAGCATAACCGCAACGGCAGCACCGTCCACACCTTATGTGTACACGAATGCCGATGCCGCAGCGGCATGGAAAGAGCTGCAGCCTTGA
- a CDS encoding NusG domain II-containing protein, translated as MKRGDFLLILIVLLAAGSIYGFKWFSNHSHPYKQGELEAVITVNGKAYKTVQLTKEEQIIDIRTRYGHNTLKVYDYGIQMTYSDAPLTIALDMGFISRPKQQIICIPARLLVEITNPESSLEDDDALDAVI; from the coding sequence ATGAAGCGCGGAGATTTCCTGCTGATTCTTATTGTGTTGCTGGCCGCCGGTTCCATCTACGGCTTCAAGTGGTTCTCTAACCACAGTCATCCGTATAAGCAAGGGGAGTTGGAGGCAGTAATCACAGTGAATGGCAAAGCCTACAAGACTGTGCAGCTAACCAAAGAAGAGCAGATTATTGATATCCGCACCAGGTATGGTCATAACACGCTGAAGGTATACGACTATGGTATTCAAATGACCTATTCCGATGCTCCGCTGACCATTGCGCTGGATATGGGATTCATCTCCCGGCCGAAGCAGCAGATTATTTGCATTCCGGCCCGTCTCCTGGTGGAGATCACCAATCCGGAATCTTCGCTGGAGGATGACGATGCGCTGGACGCGGTCATCTAA